From a region of the Priestia filamentosa genome:
- the trpE gene encoding anthranilate synthase component I has protein sequence MQQRKAWGEAVSIPKEHWFKKFQFLAKNHKKHMVLESGRSGRYSMIGLDPIASLKGKNNMLTVEKNGETIVIEGNPLHAMKDWLAQYHIETNSELPPFQGGAIGYISYDYVRYIEKLPKLAADDLNLPELHFFVFQDVFVYDHSTEQLWVIVTDEEENITQAQLRLSHYMNMWLEAPIQPISYEYNYFMAERKQDEFSMDEEKFSKAVHDIHEYISSGDVFQVNIAVRQTRQLKSHPMEVYEQLRLLNPSPYMSYLQFEDFQIVSASPELLVKKHKNEVSTRPIAGTRSRGRTAEEDEQLAEELLSNEKERAEHIMLVDLERNDLGRVCKYGTVEVDELMTIERYSHVMHIVSNVKGQLAEENEWTDVVDATFPGGTITGAPKVRTMEIIEEIEPVRRGVYTGSIGWIGFDENMELNIAIRSMVVKDGQAHVQAGAGIVIDSHPQYEYKESLKKAEALWRAKELSEYELSGGSRV, from the coding sequence GTGCAACAGAGAAAAGCTTGGGGAGAAGCGGTTTCCATCCCAAAAGAACACTGGTTCAAGAAATTTCAGTTTCTGGCAAAAAACCATAAAAAACATATGGTGTTAGAGAGCGGGCGTAGTGGTCGCTACAGTATGATTGGATTAGATCCAATAGCATCATTAAAAGGTAAGAATAATATGCTTACTGTCGAGAAAAATGGAGAGACGATAGTGATAGAAGGAAATCCTCTGCATGCAATGAAGGACTGGTTAGCTCAATATCATATAGAGACAAATAGTGAACTTCCTCCTTTCCAAGGGGGAGCTATTGGGTACATTAGTTATGATTATGTACGCTATATTGAAAAACTGCCAAAGTTAGCAGCTGATGATTTGAATTTGCCAGAGCTTCATTTCTTCGTTTTCCAAGATGTCTTTGTTTATGACCATTCAACAGAACAGCTTTGGGTAATTGTAACAGATGAGGAAGAAAATATAACCCAAGCTCAATTGCGACTTAGTCATTATATGAATATGTGGCTTGAGGCACCCATTCAACCCATTTCATATGAGTATAACTATTTTATGGCGGAACGGAAACAAGATGAATTTTCGATGGATGAAGAAAAGTTTTCAAAAGCTGTTCACGATATTCATGAATACATCTCTTCGGGTGATGTATTTCAGGTAAATATTGCAGTTCGTCAAACAAGGCAGCTTAAGTCGCACCCAATGGAAGTGTATGAGCAGCTTCGTTTATTGAATCCTTCTCCTTATATGTCTTACTTACAGTTTGAAGATTTCCAAATTGTGAGTGCTTCACCTGAGCTTTTAGTGAAGAAGCATAAAAATGAAGTAAGCACAAGGCCAATTGCAGGCACTCGTTCTAGAGGTCGAACAGCTGAAGAAGATGAGCAGCTTGCAGAAGAACTACTCTCAAATGAGAAAGAACGTGCTGAGCATATCATGCTTGTGGATTTAGAGCGAAATGATTTGGGGAGAGTTTGTAAATATGGTACTGTAGAAGTAGATGAATTAATGACAATCGAGCGCTATTCTCATGTTATGCACATTGTCTCTAACGTGAAAGGACAGCTTGCAGAAGAGAATGAGTGGACTGACGTTGTTGATGCAACATTTCCAGGGGGCACAATTACAGGGGCACCTAAAGTGCGTACGATGGAAATCATTGAAGAAATTGAACCAGTGAGAAGAGGAGTTTATACAGGCTCGATTGGTTGGATTGGCTTTGATGAAAACATGGAGTTGAATATTGCTATTCGCTCTATGGTTGTAAAAGACGGACAAGCACATGTGCAAGCAGGAGCTGGTATTGTAATTGATTCACATCCGCAGTATGAGTATAAAGAGTCTTTAAAGAAAGCAGAAGCCTTATGGCGTGCAAAAGAGTTGAGTGAATATGAGCTGAGTGGAGGTAGCAGAGTATGA
- the cysK gene encoding cysteine synthase A, with translation MTRVGNSITDLIGQTPIVKLNRIVEEDMADVYLKLEFMNPGSSVKDRIGLAMIESAEQEGVLKAGDTIIEPTSGNTGIGLAMVAAAKGYKAILVMPDTMSMERRNLLRAYGADLVLTPGAEGMNGAIKKAEELSNAHGYFMPQQFKNEANPKVHRETTGKEIVEQMGDQLDAFIAGVGTGGTVSGAGSVLKEKYENVKIYAVEPTGSPVLSGGQPGPHKIQGIGAGFVPNTLDTEVYDGVIPVENEAAFEYARKAARNEGILGGISSGAAIYAALKVAKELGKGKKVLAIIPSNGERYLSTPLYKFEEEEQSTK, from the coding sequence ATGACACGTGTAGGAAATTCAATTACAGACTTAATTGGTCAAACACCAATTGTTAAATTAAATCGCATTGTTGAAGAAGATATGGCAGATGTGTATTTAAAACTTGAATTTATGAATCCTGGAAGTAGCGTAAAAGATCGTATTGGTCTTGCGATGATTGAAAGTGCTGAGCAAGAGGGCGTTTTAAAAGCTGGCGACACTATTATTGAACCAACAAGTGGCAACACGGGAATTGGTCTTGCAATGGTTGCTGCTGCAAAAGGCTACAAAGCTATTTTAGTAATGCCAGATACGATGAGTATGGAGCGTCGCAACCTTCTTCGTGCATATGGAGCAGATCTTGTTCTTACTCCTGGTGCAGAAGGAATGAACGGAGCTATTAAGAAAGCAGAGGAGCTTTCAAATGCACATGGCTACTTTATGCCACAGCAGTTCAAGAATGAAGCAAACCCAAAAGTTCATCGTGAAACAACAGGAAAAGAAATTGTAGAACAAATGGGTGACCAACTTGATGCATTTATTGCTGGTGTTGGTACAGGTGGAACAGTATCAGGTGCTGGAAGCGTATTAAAAGAAAAGTACGAGAACGTGAAAATCTATGCTGTTGAGCCAACAGGTTCACCTGTATTATCAGGAGGTCAGCCTGGTCCTCATAAAATCCAAGGAATTGGAGCTGGATTTGTTCCAAACACGTTAGATACAGAAGTGTATGACGGAGTTATTCCAGTCGAGAATGAAGCGGCATTTGAATATGCACGTAAAGCAGCTAGAAATGAAGGAATCCTAGGTGGTATTTCTTCTGGAGCAGCTATTTATGCAGCGTTAAAAGTAGCAAAAGAATTGGGTAAAGGTAAGAAAGTTTTAGCAATTATCCCAAGTAACGGTGAGCGTTACTTAAGTACACCTCTTTATAAATTTGAGGAAGAAGAACAAAGTACAAAATAA
- the hslO gene encoding Hsp33 family molecular chaperone HslO — protein sequence MKDYLVKALAYNGQIRAYAVQTTETVGEAQRRHNSWPTASAALGRAMTASVMMGAMLKGENKITVKVEGGGPIGAIIVDSDAKGHVRGYVSKPQTHFPSKAPGKLDVSRAVGSTGMLTVVKDLGLRDHFTGQVPLASGELGDDFTYYFASSEQVPSSVGLGVLVNPDNSILAAGGFIIQLMPGTEEETITAIEESLSKVPPISKLIQEGLSPEEILEKLLGKENVEVLETMPVEFSCHCSRERLSNALISLGVEELQAMIDEDGGAEAQCHFCNEEYQFTKEELEELKAQAKA from the coding sequence ATGAAAGATTATCTTGTAAAAGCGTTGGCTTATAATGGCCAAATTCGTGCATATGCAGTTCAGACAACTGAAACAGTTGGAGAAGCTCAACGAAGACATAATTCATGGCCAACAGCTTCAGCAGCCCTTGGGCGTGCAATGACAGCGAGCGTTATGATGGGAGCTATGTTAAAAGGTGAAAACAAAATTACGGTAAAGGTAGAAGGCGGAGGTCCAATCGGCGCAATCATTGTTGATAGCGATGCAAAGGGCCATGTACGTGGTTATGTTTCAAAACCTCAAACACACTTTCCTTCTAAAGCGCCAGGCAAATTAGATGTTTCAAGAGCTGTTGGGTCAACAGGAATGCTTACCGTTGTAAAGGACTTGGGGTTAAGAGACCATTTTACAGGTCAAGTTCCCCTTGCATCTGGAGAACTTGGAGATGACTTTACGTACTATTTTGCATCATCTGAACAAGTGCCTTCATCTGTTGGATTAGGGGTGCTCGTAAATCCAGATAACAGCATCTTAGCTGCAGGAGGATTCATTATTCAGCTTATGCCAGGTACTGAGGAGGAAACAATCACAGCGATTGAAGAAAGTTTAAGTAAAGTGCCGCCGATTTCTAAGCTTATTCAAGAAGGATTGTCTCCTGAGGAAATTCTAGAAAAACTTTTAGGAAAAGAAAATGTAGAAGTATTGGAAACAATGCCTGTTGAATTCTCTTGTCATTGTTCAAGAGAGCGTCTTTCAAATGCTCTTATTAGCCTAGGTGTAGAAGAACTCCAGGCAATGATTGATGAAGATGGTGGAGCAGAAGCTCAATGCCATTTCTGTAATGAAGAGTATCAGTTCACAAAAGAAGAACTTGAAGAATTGAAAGCTCAAGCGAAAGCCTAA
- a CDS encoding type III pantothenate kinase, whose protein sequence is MIFVIDVGNTNTVLGVYEGNELKYHWRIETGRNKTEDEFGMVIKELFNHVGLTFASIEGIIISSVVPPIMFSLERMCLKYFHLKPVIVGPGVKTGLNIKYDNPREVGADRIVNAVGAIHHYGTPLIIIDFGTATTYCYVDEKKHYRGGAIAPGINISTEALYSRTSKLPRIEIVQPESVIGTNTVTAMQSGILYGYVGQVEGIVSRMKAQAPPETKVIATGGLANLIATESDMIDIVDPFLTLKGLQLIYARNFELN, encoded by the coding sequence TTGATTTTTGTTATAGATGTGGGAAACACAAACACAGTATTAGGTGTTTATGAAGGAAATGAGTTAAAATATCATTGGCGTATCGAAACGGGCCGTAATAAAACAGAAGATGAATTTGGCATGGTAATTAAAGAGCTTTTTAATCATGTTGGATTAACGTTTGCTTCAATAGAAGGAATTATCATTTCTTCTGTTGTTCCCCCTATAATGTTTTCACTTGAAAGAATGTGTCTAAAGTATTTTCATCTCAAACCTGTTATAGTAGGTCCAGGAGTGAAGACAGGCTTAAACATTAAGTATGACAATCCAAGAGAAGTAGGAGCAGACCGCATTGTTAATGCTGTGGGAGCCATTCATCATTATGGAACTCCTTTAATTATTATTGATTTTGGTACAGCCACTACGTATTGCTATGTTGATGAAAAGAAACATTATAGAGGAGGCGCAATTGCGCCAGGAATTAATATTTCCACAGAAGCTCTTTATTCTAGAACTTCAAAGCTTCCTCGGATTGAGATTGTGCAACCTGAAAGTGTTATTGGAACAAATACAGTTACAGCGATGCAATCTGGTATCTTATATGGATATGTAGGTCAAGTGGAAGGAATTGTGTCCCGTATGAAAGCTCAAGCTCCTCCTGAAACAAAAGTAATTGCTACAGGAGGATTAGCTAATTTAATTGCAACAGAGTCAGATATGATTGATATTGTGGACCCGTTCTTAACGTTAAAGGGACTTCAGTTAATATATGCTCGTAATTTCGAGCTAAATTAA
- the ftsH gene encoding ATP-dependent zinc metalloprotease FtsH — protein MNRIFRNTIFYLLIFLVIIGVVSIFSGSNNQTTQLNYNKFIEHLDKGEVDHVTLKPERGVLEVRGQLDSYSKDQEFVTFVPDTGQIVEKLDNKLQSADVDYKPAEETSGWVTFFTSIIPFIIIFILFFFLLNQAQGGGSRVMNFGKSKAKLYSEEKKKVKFKDVAGADEEKQELVEVVDFLKDPRKFSEVGARIPKGVLLVGPPGTGKTLLARAVAGEAGTPFFSISGSDFVEMFVGVGASRVRDLFENAKKNAPCIIFIDEIDAVGRQRGAGLGGGHDEREQTLNQLLVEMDGFGANEGIIIIAATNRPDILDPALLRPGRFDRQITVDRPDVNGREAVLRVHARNKPLDESVDLRTIALRTPGFSGADLENLLNEAALVAARLDKKKIDMTDIDEATDRVIAGPAKKSRVISKKERNIVAFHESGHTIIGLVLDEADMVHKVTIVPRGQAGGYAVMLPKEDRYFMTKPELLDKITGLLGGRVAEEVTFGEVSTGAHNDFQRATSIARKMVTEYGMSEKLGPMQFGQSQGGQVFLGRDINSEQNYSDAIAHEIDLEVQRIIKECYARAKEIIVNHREQFDLIANTLLEVETLEAKQIRSLFENGKLPEGDRNLSLKKPQSDENSEDVKVNIQPKKEDEDQEDKNE, from the coding sequence ATGAATCGGATCTTCCGTAATACCATATTTTATTTACTGATATTTTTGGTAATTATTGGTGTTGTTAGCATTTTTAGTGGTTCAAATAACCAAACAACACAGCTTAATTACAATAAATTTATCGAGCATCTTGATAAAGGTGAAGTAGACCACGTTACTTTAAAACCTGAACGAGGTGTGCTGGAAGTTCGAGGTCAATTAGATTCATACAGCAAAGACCAAGAATTTGTTACGTTTGTACCAGATACAGGTCAAATTGTTGAAAAACTAGATAATAAACTTCAATCAGCAGATGTTGATTATAAACCGGCTGAGGAAACAAGCGGATGGGTAACTTTCTTTACTTCCATCATTCCGTTTATTATTATCTTTATTCTCTTCTTCTTCTTACTTAACCAAGCTCAAGGCGGCGGCAGTCGTGTAATGAACTTTGGTAAAAGTAAAGCTAAACTTTATAGTGAAGAGAAGAAAAAAGTTAAGTTTAAAGACGTAGCGGGTGCTGACGAAGAGAAACAAGAACTTGTTGAAGTTGTTGATTTCTTGAAGGATCCTCGCAAATTCTCAGAAGTAGGGGCACGTATTCCAAAAGGGGTTCTTCTTGTTGGACCTCCAGGGACAGGTAAAACATTACTTGCTCGTGCTGTAGCTGGTGAAGCAGGAACACCTTTCTTCTCCATCAGTGGTTCTGATTTTGTTGAAATGTTTGTCGGTGTCGGAGCTTCTCGTGTTCGTGACTTGTTTGAAAATGCGAAGAAAAATGCACCGTGTATTATCTTTATAGATGAGATTGATGCAGTAGGTCGTCAACGTGGCGCTGGGTTAGGAGGCGGTCATGACGAGCGTGAACAAACGCTAAACCAATTGCTTGTTGAAATGGATGGTTTCGGAGCGAATGAAGGTATTATCATTATTGCTGCAACAAACCGCCCTGATATTTTAGATCCTGCATTACTACGTCCAGGACGCTTTGACCGTCAAATTACGGTAGATCGTCCAGATGTAAATGGTCGTGAAGCAGTACTTCGTGTACATGCTCGCAACAAGCCGCTTGATGAATCTGTTGATTTACGTACGATTGCTCTTCGTACACCAGGATTCTCTGGTGCCGATCTTGAAAACTTATTAAACGAAGCTGCTCTAGTAGCTGCCCGTCTTGATAAGAAGAAAATTGATATGACTGATATCGATGAAGCGACAGATCGTGTTATCGCGGGGCCTGCGAAGAAGAGCCGCGTTATTTCGAAGAAAGAGCGTAATATTGTTGCCTTCCATGAATCAGGTCATACAATCATTGGACTTGTTCTTGATGAAGCTGATATGGTTCATAAAGTAACAATCGTGCCTCGTGGCCAAGCTGGTGGTTATGCTGTAATGCTTCCAAAAGAAGATCGTTACTTTATGACGAAGCCAGAGCTTCTTGATAAGATTACAGGTCTACTTGGTGGACGTGTAGCTGAGGAAGTAACATTTGGCGAAGTAAGCACAGGAGCTCACAATGACTTCCAACGTGCAACAAGCATTGCTCGTAAAATGGTTACTGAATATGGAATGAGCGAGAAACTTGGACCAATGCAATTTGGTCAATCACAAGGTGGTCAAGTGTTCCTAGGACGCGATATCAATAGTGAACAAAACTACAGTGATGCAATTGCTCATGAAATTGATTTAGAAGTTCAGCGTATCATTAAAGAATGTTATGCACGTGCAAAAGAGATTATTGTTAACCATCGGGAACAATTTGACTTGATTGCAAACACACTTCTTGAGGTTGAAACATTAGAAGCGAAGCAAATCCGTAGTCTTTTTGAAAATGGTAAGCTTCCAGAAGGAGACCGTAATTTGTCTCTTAAAAAACCTCAGTCTGATGAAAACAGTGAAGATGTGAAAGTAAACATCCAACCGAAAAAAGAAGATGAAGATCAAGAAGATAAGAATGAATAA
- the hpt gene encoding hypoxanthine phosphoribosyltransferase, with the protein MKEDIKEVLISEEQLQEKVKELGKVLSEEYKDRFPLAIGVLKGAMPFMGDLLKRVDTYLEMDFMDVSSYGNSTVSSGEVKIIKDLDTSVEGRDILIIEDIIDSGLTLSYLVELFRYRKAKSIKIVTLLDKPSGRKSDIEADYIGFEVPNAFVVGYGLDYQEKYRNLPYIGVLKPEVYSS; encoded by the coding sequence ATGAAGGAAGACATTAAAGAAGTATTAATTAGTGAAGAACAGTTGCAAGAAAAAGTAAAAGAATTAGGGAAAGTACTATCAGAAGAGTACAAAGATCGTTTCCCACTCGCTATTGGCGTCTTAAAAGGTGCTATGCCATTTATGGGTGATTTACTCAAACGAGTAGATACATACTTAGAAATGGACTTTATGGATGTGTCAAGCTATGGGAATTCTACCGTTTCTTCAGGCGAAGTCAAGATTATTAAAGATTTAGACACATCTGTTGAAGGACGTGACATCCTAATTATCGAAGATATTATTGATAGTGGATTAACACTAAGTTACTTAGTCGAGCTTTTCCGTTACCGTAAAGCTAAATCAATCAAAATTGTAACACTTCTTGATAAGCCATCGGGACGTAAATCTGATATTGAAGCAGACTATATTGGATTTGAAGTGCCGAACGCATTTGTTGTTGGTTATGGTCTTGATTATCAAGAGAAATACCGCAACCTGCCTTACATTGGTGTCCTAAAACCAGAAGTATATTCATCATAA
- the tilS gene encoding tRNA lysidine(34) synthetase TilS, with protein MKTKVEKFIRKHCLLKENDNVIVGVSGGPDSLALLHLLWSLKKEWNIEVIAAHLDHMFRGEQSREDLLYVKNFCFKHDIPCEAISIDVEAYKKKHHLSSQIAARECRYQFYEDVMKKHNGTKLALAHHGDDQVETILMRLTRGTTMKGAAGMAPSRSFAGGSLIRPFLTLKKDEIEVYCQHYELHPRIDPSNSDDKYTRNRFRKLLPFFKKENEHVHTHFQQFSENLLEDQSYLEELTYDMMNKVIVDKTPEYVKLLRQDFLRMRKPLQRRGIQLILNYLYKEIPLALSSAHIDQLFAFFKEEQPSGMLHFPKGLYVIRSYETCLFTFEKPRVEPYCFSLHIPGRVTLPTGREIVCEIHKTETGKLKKGHDFFHLPLNEKAKLPTLIVRSRKTGDKIRLKGMNGRKKVKDIFIDNKIPKSEREAWPIVVLDNEEILWIPGLKKSHYEVDNIQEQKYVTLYYK; from the coding sequence ATGAAGACAAAAGTTGAAAAGTTTATAAGAAAACATTGTTTACTGAAAGAAAACGATAATGTTATTGTAGGAGTTTCGGGAGGACCTGATTCTCTAGCTCTTTTACACTTGCTTTGGAGCCTAAAAAAAGAGTGGAATATCGAAGTGATAGCAGCTCACCTTGACCATATGTTCCGAGGAGAACAATCTAGAGAGGATCTTCTATATGTGAAAAATTTTTGCTTTAAGCATGATATTCCATGTGAAGCTATAAGTATAGATGTAGAAGCATATAAGAAAAAACACCATTTGAGTTCTCAAATTGCAGCGAGAGAATGCCGTTATCAGTTTTATGAAGATGTAATGAAAAAGCATAACGGGACAAAATTGGCTCTTGCTCATCATGGAGATGACCAAGTTGAAACAATTTTAATGAGATTGACGAGAGGAACGACAATGAAAGGGGCGGCAGGAATGGCTCCTTCACGCTCTTTTGCCGGTGGATCTCTCATTCGCCCTTTTTTAACTCTTAAAAAGGATGAGATTGAAGTATATTGTCAACACTATGAATTGCACCCACGCATAGATCCATCGAATAGTGATGATAAATACACAAGAAATCGCTTTCGAAAGCTTCTTCCATTCTTTAAAAAAGAAAATGAGCATGTTCATACACATTTTCAGCAATTTAGTGAAAATTTATTAGAAGATCAAAGCTATTTAGAGGAATTAACTTATGATATGATGAATAAAGTAATAGTTGATAAAACGCCTGAATATGTAAAGCTGTTACGGCAGGACTTTTTAAGAATGCGGAAACCTTTACAAAGGAGGGGGATTCAACTAATATTAAACTATCTCTATAAAGAGATTCCTCTAGCTTTATCCTCGGCGCATATCGATCAGCTTTTCGCTTTTTTCAAAGAGGAGCAACCTTCTGGGATGCTTCATTTCCCTAAAGGCTTATATGTTATTCGCTCTTATGAAACATGTTTATTTACTTTTGAAAAGCCAAGAGTCGAGCCGTACTGTTTTTCCTTGCACATACCTGGAAGAGTTACGTTACCAACAGGTCGTGAAATTGTTTGTGAAATACATAAAACTGAAACAGGAAAGCTTAAGAAAGGCCACGACTTTTTTCATTTACCTTTAAACGAAAAAGCAAAATTACCAACTTTGATTGTAAGAAGTCGAAAAACAGGTGATAAAATACGTTTAAAAGGTATGAATGGGAGGAAAAAAGTAAAGGATATCTTCATTGATAACAAAATTCCGAAATCTGAACGTGAAGCTTGGCCAATTGTTGTGTTGGATAACGAGGAAATCCTTTGGATACCAGGATTGAAAAAATCCCATTATGAGGTAGACAACATACAGGAACAAAAGTATGTTACCTTATATTATAAGTAG
- a CDS encoding protein kinase domain-containing protein, with product MMRDQLRNQVCNLKSGTSILGKWHSHKYYIVRKLGEGATGVVYLAQNENDEQVALKISFANMSVTAEVNVLKQLSKVHGKVLGPSLLDVDDWAVKQGTVMLSFYVMEYLKGEGFLPFISRKGEEWLSVLVLQLLGDLEGLHQAGWTFGDLKPDNLIVTTNPFRLRLLDVGGTTQHGRAIKEFTEFFDRGYWGLGSRKADGAYDLFAVAMIFINGAYPKQFSKQEQPLKQLERCIDEKKILRPYKKPLMKALKGEYSTASHMKNEILNVVKGGDKKPQSSSSANNTTYATTGRRRRAKRKKKRTAETFFLLISVAIAYFVYFFIQVW from the coding sequence ATGATGAGAGATCAATTGAGGAATCAGGTTTGTAATTTAAAATCAGGGACATCTATCTTAGGAAAATGGCATTCTCATAAATATTACATTGTACGTAAATTAGGAGAAGGTGCCACAGGAGTTGTGTATCTTGCCCAAAATGAGAATGACGAACAGGTAGCTTTGAAAATTAGCTTTGCAAATATGTCTGTAACAGCAGAGGTAAATGTGCTAAAACAGCTAAGTAAGGTCCATGGCAAAGTCCTTGGACCTTCTTTGTTAGATGTAGATGACTGGGCTGTAAAACAAGGAACAGTGATGCTTTCTTTTTATGTAATGGAATATTTAAAAGGAGAAGGTTTTCTTCCCTTTATTTCTCGCAAAGGGGAGGAGTGGTTAAGCGTTCTTGTCCTTCAGCTTCTCGGAGACTTGGAAGGTTTACATCAAGCAGGATGGACATTTGGAGATCTAAAGCCTGACAATTTAATTGTAACCACAAATCCATTTAGACTTCGCTTGTTAGATGTTGGAGGAACGACACAGCATGGTAGAGCTATTAAAGAGTTTACCGAATTCTTTGATCGTGGATATTGGGGATTAGGATCCAGGAAAGCAGATGGAGCTTACGATTTATTTGCTGTTGCTATGATTTTTATCAATGGAGCTTATCCAAAGCAGTTCTCAAAGCAAGAGCAGCCATTAAAGCAGCTTGAAAGGTGTATTGATGAAAAAAAGATTCTTCGTCCATATAAAAAACCGCTTATGAAAGCCTTAAAAGGGGAATATAGTACAGCAAGTCACATGAAAAATGAGATTTTAAACGTTGTTAAAGGAGGAGATAAAAAACCTCAATCTTCATCCTCTGCAAACAATACTACTTATGCAACGACAGGGCGTAGAAGGCGCGCCAAGCGTAAAAAGAAACGAACAGCTGAAACGTTCTTTCTTCTTATATCTGTAGCTATTGCTTATTTTGTTTATTTTTTTATACAAGTTTGGTAG
- a CDS encoding vWA domain-containing protein, protein MRNGTIKQILLITDGYSNTGEDPVAMAALAKEQGITVNVIGVMEKDLIDEQSTNEIENIAMSGGGVSQVVYAQNLSQTVQMVTRQAMTQTIHGVVNKELQQILGSETNLEDLPPEKRGEVMEVVDDLGETSNLDILILVDMSASMKSKLPTVKEALLDLSLSLNARIGYNNYSIFLFPGKKKDVEKLLDWTPNLNKVSAIFPKLTAGGITPTGPALEEAVKHFKKKRSTRGRLEEYDERSIEESGL, encoded by the coding sequence GTGCGAAACGGGACAATTAAACAAATTCTATTAATTACAGACGGTTATTCAAACACTGGGGAAGATCCAGTTGCAATGGCTGCTCTTGCAAAAGAACAAGGCATTACTGTAAATGTCATCGGCGTTATGGAAAAGGATTTGATTGATGAACAAAGTACAAATGAGATTGAGAACATCGCAATGTCTGGTGGAGGCGTTAGTCAAGTTGTCTATGCACAAAATTTATCTCAAACAGTCCAGATGGTTACACGTCAAGCGATGACTCAAACCATTCATGGGGTTGTAAACAAAGAACTTCAACAAATTTTAGGATCTGAAACGAATTTGGAAGATCTTCCTCCAGAGAAGCGTGGGGAAGTGATGGAAGTTGTAGATGATTTAGGTGAAACATCCAATTTAGATATTCTCATTCTGGTAGATATGAGTGCAAGTATGAAAAGTAAATTACCAACGGTTAAAGAGGCACTGCTTGACTTATCGCTAAGTTTAAATGCACGAATTGGATATAACAATTACTCTATCTTTTTATTTCCTGGGAAAAAGAAAGATGTAGAGAAGCTTCTAGACTGGACCCCTAATCTTAATAAAGTTTCGGCAATTTTTCCAAAACTCACAGCTGGAGGAATTACTCCCACAGGTCCAGCACTTGAAGAAGCAGTAAAACATTTTAAGAAAAAACGCTCAACGAGAGGGCGGCTTGAAGAATATGATGAGAGATCAATTGAGGAATCAGGTTTGTAA